Proteins encoded within one genomic window of Formosa agariphila KMM 3901:
- a CDS encoding helix-turn-helix domain-containing protein, translated as MKHISNFGIFTLLLLRSDITIKELAFVLGFDSMSSFSRFFKKFTTVNPSTYRLNHRY; from the coding sequence ATGAAACACATATCAAACTTCGGCATATTTACTCTATTACTGCTAAGAAGTGATATCACAATTAAAGAATTAGCTTTTGTTTTAGGCTTCGATTCTATGAGTAGTTTTTCCAGATTTTTTAAGAAGTTTACAACTGTAAATCCATCAACCTACAGATTAAATCATCGCTACTAA
- a CDS encoding tRNA dihydrouridine synthase, whose protein sequence is MSVTLLSSPLQGFTDFRFRNAFHQSFGGIDTFYAPYIKMNGKMVIKNNYQRDLNPEHNTVPHLIPQVMTNDPDEFLFVIKYIASLGYTELNWNLGCPYPMVTKQGMGSGLICNPMKIDEVLHKAHNESDITISMKMRLGYDEPSEILNVFPILEKYPIKNVAIHARLGKQLYKGGTDLDAFQKCVDQSPHKLYYNGDVTSVQAYRDLQERFPSIDHWMIGRGLIADPFLPQMIKNNTTEYPTNRWQIFKDFHDTIYKQYDEALSGPMPIKMKMLGFWEYFSQSFNDPKKVYKAIKKNGSPRNYVATVNEIFAKQR, encoded by the coding sequence ATGTCCGTTACTCTTTTATCATCGCCTTTACAAGGATTTACCGATTTCCGTTTCCGTAATGCGTTTCATCAATCCTTTGGAGGAATAGATACATTTTATGCGCCTTACATTAAGATGAATGGTAAAATGGTGATTAAAAATAATTATCAACGCGATTTAAATCCAGAGCATAATACCGTTCCGCACTTGATTCCGCAAGTCATGACGAACGACCCGGACGAGTTTCTTTTCGTAATTAAATACATAGCATCTCTAGGATATACCGAGTTAAACTGGAATTTAGGCTGTCCATATCCAATGGTTACAAAGCAGGGGATGGGCTCGGGATTGATTTGTAATCCGATGAAAATTGATGAAGTGCTTCATAAAGCACATAACGAAAGTGATATTACCATTTCTATGAAAATGCGTTTGGGATACGACGAACCTTCCGAAATTTTAAACGTATTTCCTATTCTAGAAAAATATCCGATTAAAAATGTGGCGATTCATGCGCGTTTAGGAAAACAGTTATATAAAGGCGGAACAGATTTAGATGCTTTTCAAAAATGTGTAGACCAAAGTCCGCATAAATTATACTATAACGGCGATGTTACCAGCGTGCAAGCCTATCGCGATTTACAAGAGCGTTTTCCAAGTATAGACCATTGGATGATTGGCCGTGGATTAATTGCAGACCCATTTTTGCCACAAATGATTAAAAATAACACCACTGAATATCCAACAAACAGATGGCAAATTTTTAAAGACTTTCACGATACCATTTATAAACAATACGATGAAGCGCTGTCTGGACCCATGCCAATAAAAATGAAAATGCTTGGATTCTGGGAATACTTTTCGCAATCGTTTAACGATCCAAAGAAGGTATACAAAGCCATTAAGAAAAATGGAAGTCCTAGAAATTATGTCGCTACTGTAAATGAGATTTTTGCAAAACAGCGATAA
- a CDS encoding 2Fe-2S iron-sulfur cluster-binding protein, with translation MYTIHIEDSNGVLNAFSFVPNANENLMTFIADNLAEDIGDCKGRAWCGTCMVQQLNGVYEDAIIADERTLLNDFPNIPNRRLACQIFLNSNLDGTTWKVLDSRQFM, from the coding sequence ATGTATACAATCCACATAGAAGATAGCAATGGTGTTTTAAACGCATTTTCTTTTGTACCCAATGCTAATGAAAATCTTATGACTTTTATTGCCGATAATTTAGCCGAAGATATTGGCGATTGTAAAGGTAGGGCATGGTGCGGAACCTGTATGGTTCAGCAATTAAACGGGGTTTATGAAGATGCCATAATTGCCGATGAACGGACGCTTTTAAATGATTTTCCCAACATACCAAACAGGCGTTTAGCGTGTCAGATTTTTCTAAACTCAAATTTAGATGGTACCACATGGAAGGTTCTCGATTCTAGGCAATTTATGTAG
- a CDS encoding heparinase II/III family protein, whose amino-acid sequence MINGINILPFQITNQLNKFYALLVFFILCTPKIEAQTIPSNRLLNIEELTSVLKPEVRTALETNGALNEARLAEYFRAKFSERFYYDYKTFDARFKTYNALYNNEAYHKERALDHYNKFPDFAEWELPFNYLSGGPVDAYALRHLARQHKMVDIAMLYFNDGKDPKYIRYFVEQMRSLNFALESENFETIEGGNGVYEVYRAGYRITNWLWIHNMFLSDKTYTDADQIQTIATLLQHGQDLYENNTEFRAGNHQTKGMSALGALSILLRDFQGTDAWYDRAMLRLSEHLEKEINPDGFQFERSVHYHMADINNYFYTYQLTKINNIKVDQAWEDKLKSLFTTLPKIAYPDKSAPVLQDDTREPWAESNDISGALTLGYLLYDDPSFGYFATNKVEQSMYWFLTNKQVEQLNNIEKKRPEYGSLAFKDTEYYIMRQGWDANDDMMIISAGVDAEKPDHQHGDILGIQAMANGQVILPNYQVRYSLKDFDVFKNSMVKNVALVDDELLGKEWTSNKGGSGFGKFKNLPTPKTIAWNTNDEYDFFVGTHDGFENIGVNYSRQVIYVKDEFWIVKDNFQSDATHDYKQVWQGHYTSELGSDLIRASFPDAVGSDIFQLNPTDTAETSGANGKNWTVITKNKQQNFDFLTVILPYQGYNNGIDHTQKEITLKSWKVLTFPWGTHGDDTTLVAVNGACFAFGIKEMSLKGITVDTSVETDLYLSEKEDKLHVRLLGDKATTIIVNKNDSLKATLNPGESHIFNINYR is encoded by the coding sequence ATGATTAATGGCATTAATATTTTACCTTTTCAAATTACAAATCAACTTAACAAATTTTACGCACTTCTAGTGTTTTTTATCTTATGTACGCCTAAAATTGAGGCGCAGACGATTCCAAGCAATAGACTTTTAAATATTGAAGAACTTACTAGTGTTTTAAAACCTGAAGTCCGCACTGCATTAGAAACGAATGGTGCTCTTAATGAAGCTAGATTAGCCGAATATTTTAGGGCTAAATTTTCTGAACGTTTCTATTACGATTACAAAACCTTCGATGCGCGTTTTAAAACTTATAACGCCCTTTATAACAACGAAGCCTATCATAAAGAACGCGCATTAGACCACTACAACAAATTCCCCGATTTTGCCGAATGGGAACTACCATTTAACTATCTAAGTGGAGGCCCTGTAGACGCCTATGCACTGAGACATTTGGCAAGACAACATAAAATGGTAGATATTGCCATGTTATACTTTAACGATGGCAAAGACCCTAAATATATAAGGTATTTTGTTGAACAAATGCGTTCGCTAAACTTTGCGCTTGAATCCGAAAATTTTGAAACTATTGAAGGCGGAAATGGCGTTTACGAGGTGTACCGCGCAGGTTACAGGATTACCAATTGGCTGTGGATTCATAATATGTTTTTAAGCGACAAGACCTATACCGATGCCGACCAAATACAAACCATCGCCACCTTGCTCCAGCATGGTCAGGACCTTTACGAAAACAATACCGAGTTTCGCGCAGGAAATCACCAAACCAAAGGGATGTCGGCTTTAGGTGCGTTATCTATTTTACTACGTGATTTTCAAGGTACCGATGCTTGGTACGATAGAGCGATGTTACGATTAAGCGAACATTTAGAAAAAGAAATTAACCCTGATGGTTTCCAATTCGAGCGTTCTGTACATTACCATATGGCAGATATTAACAACTACTTTTACACCTATCAATTAACTAAAATCAATAATATAAAAGTTGACCAAGCTTGGGAAGATAAATTAAAATCATTGTTTACCACGCTTCCAAAAATTGCTTATCCAGACAAAAGTGCTCCAGTTTTGCAAGACGATACGAGAGAACCTTGGGCAGAATCTAACGATATTTCTGGTGCGTTAACACTTGGTTATTTATTGTACGACGACCCGAGTTTTGGGTACTTCGCAACCAACAAAGTCGAACAAAGCATGTATTGGTTTTTAACCAACAAACAGGTTGAACAATTAAATAACATTGAAAAGAAACGTCCTGAATATGGCTCACTGGCGTTTAAAGATACCGAGTATTACATTATGAGACAAGGTTGGGACGCTAATGACGACATGATGATTATTAGTGCTGGTGTAGATGCCGAGAAGCCAGACCACCAACATGGCGATATTTTAGGAATCCAGGCCATGGCAAACGGACAAGTTATTCTACCCAATTACCAAGTGAGATACTCGCTTAAGGATTTTGATGTATTTAAAAATTCGATGGTAAAAAATGTCGCGCTTGTTGATGATGAATTACTAGGAAAAGAATGGACATCGAACAAAGGCGGAAGCGGTTTTGGAAAGTTTAAGAATTTACCAACTCCGAAAACCATTGCTTGGAATACGAATGACGAGTATGATTTTTTTGTGGGAACACACGATGGTTTCGAAAACATAGGCGTGAACTACTCGCGTCAGGTGATTTATGTTAAAGATGAATTTTGGATTGTAAAAGACAACTTTCAATCTGATGCCACTCACGATTACAAACAAGTATGGCAAGGCCATTACACTTCCGAATTGGGTTCAGACCTTATTCGTGCTTCATTCCCAGATGCCGTAGGTAGCGATATTTTTCAACTTAACCCTACAGATACTGCTGAGACATCTGGAGCTAATGGTAAAAATTGGACAGTAATTACAAAGAACAAACAACAAAATTTTGATTTCTTAACGGTTATTTTGCCATATCAAGGCTACAATAATGGTATTGACCATACTCAAAAAGAAATCACTTTAAAAAGTTGGAAAGTACTTACTTTTCCATGGGGAACACATGGAGACGACACCACACTAGTTGCCGTGAACGGGGCCTGTTTTGCTTTTGGGATTAAGGAGATGAGTTTAAAAGGTATCACGGTAGATACCTCTGTAGAAACCGATTTATATCTGTCTGAAAAAGAGGATAAATTACACGTTAGATTACTGGGAGACAAAGCAACAACAATTATAGTAAATAAGAATGATAGTCTTAAAGCCACTTTAAACCCCGGCGAATCACATATTTTTAATATAAATTACAGATAA